From a single Brassica oleracea var. oleracea cultivar TO1000 chromosome C5, BOL, whole genome shotgun sequence genomic region:
- the LOC106293732 gene encoding uncharacterized protein LOC106293732 — MASKGKTPVRRTTPRRRKTIKNSSSPCSINSDVTSTLSSTSISSTATSTSPISSHGCCTPKSTKSRIPEMLTCPPAPKKQRVAQDSALRRRQITFFAPPDVELLFVLALRNNHGQQIDK; from the coding sequence ATGGCGTCAAAAGGAAAGACACCAGTAAGAAGAACAACTCCAAGAAGAAGAAAAACAATCAAGAATTCATCTTCTCCATGTAGTATCAATAGTGACGTCACTTCAACGTTATCATCTACTTCAATATCTTCAACCGCTACGTCAACGTCGCCGATTTCATCCCATGGATGCTGTACGCCGAAGTCTACGAAGTCAAGAATACCGGAGATGCTGACGTGTCCGCCTGCGCCGAAGAAGCAAAGGGTTGCCCAAGACTCTGCTTTGAGGAGGAGACAAATCACTTTCTTTGCTCCTCCAGATGTAGAGCTCTTATTTGTTTTGGCACTTCGTAATAATCATGGTCAACAAATCGACAAATAA
- the LOC106343471 gene encoding MATE efflux family protein 1-like — protein MMSEDGYTKETPCDFPRNPLCIFLSDFRSVFKFDELGLEIARIALPAALALTADPIASLVDTAFIGQIGPVELAAVGVSIALFNQVSRIAIFPLVSITTSFVAEEDACSSEENTNQDYKECIETGINNTKEETQELIPGNISTPYESKNSCSIFSVSDSPVKKRNIPSASSALIIGAILGLLQAVFLISSAKPLLSFMGVKHDSPMLGPAQRYLSLRSLGAPAVLLSLATQGVFRGFKDTTTPLYATVIGDVTNIILDPIFIFVFRLGVTGAATAHVISQYLMCGILLWKLMGQVDIFKMSTKHLQFCRFMKNGFLLLMRVVAVTFCVTLSASLAAREGPTSMAAFQVCLQVWLATSLLADGFAVAGQAILASAFAKKDYKRAAATASRVLQLGLVLGFLLAVILGTGLHFGARLFTKDDKVLHLISIGLPFVAGTQPINALAFVFDGVNFGASDFGYAAASLVMVAIVSVLCLVLLSATHGFIGLWFGLTIYMSLRAAVGFWRIGTATGPWSFLRR, from the exons ATGATGTCTGAAGATGGCTACACCAAAGAAACTCCTTGTGATTTTCCAAGAAACCCTCTTTGCATCTTCCTAAGTGATTTCAG ATCAGTTTTTAAATTTGATGAGCTCGGTTTGGAGATAGCAAGAATAGCTTTACCTGCAGCACTTGCATTAACAGCTGATCCTATTGCATCTCTTGTGGACACAGCCTTCATAGGCCAAATTG GTCCTGTAGAGCTTGCTGCAGTTGGAGTTTCAATTGCTTTGTTTAACCAAGTTTCAAGAATCGCTATCTTTCCACTCGTTAGCATCACAACTTCCTTTGTAGCAGAGGAAGATGCTTGTAGTTCTGAGGAAAACACAAACCAAGATTATAAAGAATGTATTGAAACTGGTATTAACAACACAAAGGAGGAAACTCAAGAACTGATTCCTGGAAACA TTTCTACACCATATGAATCTAAAAACAGTTGCAGTATCTTTAGTGTTAGTGACTCTCCAGTCAAGAAAAGAAACATACCATCAGCTTCTTCTGCTTTAATCATTGGAGCCATTCTTGGCCTTCTTCAGGCTGTGTTTCTTATATCCTCAGCCAAACCTCTCTTGAGTTTCATGGGAGTTAAACAT GATTCTCCAATGTTGGGACCTGCTCAGAGATATTTATCTCTCAGATCACTTGGTGCACCCGCTGTTCTTCTCTCGCTTGCGACACAAGGTGTTTTCCGTGGATTTAAAGACACGACAACTCCATTATACGCAACTG TGATTGGAGATGTCACAAATATAATACTCGACCCTATTTTCATATTCGTTTTTCGTCTAGGCGTTACAGGGGCAGCCACTGCTCATGTTATATCCCA ATACCTTATGTGTGGAATACTCTTGTGGAAACTGATGGGTCAAGTCGATATTTTTAAAATGAGTACCAAACATCTTCAGTTCTGTAGATTTATGAAAAATG GCTTTCTTTTACTGATGAGAGTAGTTGCAGTGACATTTTGTGTAACTCTTTCTGCGTCACTAGCTGCACGAGAAGGACCCACTTCCATGGCAGCTTTCCAAGTTTGCTTGCAGGTTTGGTTAGCAACTTCACTTCTTGCAGATGGGTTCGCTGTAGCTGGCCAG GCAATACTTGCGAGTGCGTTTGCCAAAAAGGACTACAAAAGAGCTGCAGCTACTGCTTCACGTGTGTTGCAG TTGGGACTGGTTCTTGGTTTTCTACTCGCGGTTATACTTGGAACAGGTTTGCATTTCGGAGCAAGACTATTCACTAAAGACGATAAAGTGCTACATCTCATTAGCATAGGACTTCCG TTCGTGGCAGGGACACAACCAATCAATGCCTTAGCGTTTGTATTCGATGGAGTTAACTTTGGAGCATCTGATTTTGGTTATGCCGCAGCTTCATTAGTTATGGTGGCTATAGTTAGCGTTTTGTGTTTGGTCTTACTCTCGGCGACTCATGGGTTTATTGGTCTTTGGTTTGGTCTTACCATTTACATGAGTCTTAGAGCAGCCGTTGGATTCTGGCG GATTGGGACAGCGACAGGACCTTGGTCTTTTCTCAGAAGATAA